In Maridesulfovibrio bastinii DSM 16055, the genomic window AAGGCCGCAGCTTCATCACCAAGAAGAAGCTCATATTCCGTTTTAGCTACAAGGAATTCAATTTTTGCCTGCGGATTTAATTTTTCGACATCAATATGTTTAAGATAAAATCCTGCAAGCTTAAACTCTCTTTTGCTTATCGCGATTCTTGATAAAGCTATATAGCTGTCTGCGCCAAGTGCTGATTCCGGGAAAAGATATGCTGCTCTGCGTAAATTAGTGACATTATGATCTGATTCTATTGTTCGGTTCATCTCAGCAAAAAGGAGTAGTCTATCTAAAGGATGACTGTTTATAACTGAATTAATATCTTTTTCAGATACAGCTTTCCAGAACGAAGAATTAATATCAGGGAAATATTCCAGACCGGCAGCAGAACAAAGGCTTGAAGCTATAAAGAAAATATCTTTTCGTCCTGCCTCTGTTGAGGAAAGAATTTTGCTGAATGGGGTTTTGAAAGCTATACATCCTGCCAGCCTCAAGCTGAGGGGTAAGTTTGAAATATCAATATGTTCCCATGTTGCTTTAGCTTGTTCCAGATTATCGCTTAAAAAGCTGAAAGCCAGTTTGTAATTTTGAAGGGCGTTTACCAGATCACCTGATAATAAGAGAGAACCTGTTTCGCGATCAATTGTGGAAAGGGCTTCGTTGGGGTCCATTTTCATCAATTTCACTCTGAAAGCAGCCCATGCTGGAGAAGATGGGTCAGGTAGTTTCCAAATGTTATCTGATCCAATGGCAGAGGAGAGTGTTCCTGAAGCAAGAAAAGCCCAGGGATGAATCAGGCCGTTATCTTTAAACTTGTTTAATTCCTGAGTTGTTTTTCCTGTTTCTGCAAAAGTCAAAACTCCTTGCCAAAAAGTTTTAACAAGGTCATCGGATAATTCTGAGATAATTTCTTTTGAGTTTTCTATTGATCCAAGGCTTGCTGCTGCCAAAGATTTTGAAATCAGAATCCGGTCATTATCGTTTACCATTGTAGCGTTACCGGAAATAATTTCAGGAGCAGTGCTGTTCACATCGCCATTATGCCATTGCTTACTGACATTCAGAACAAAGTAAGTGGTAGGCCAAACAGTTGAAGCCTGTTTAATGGCTTGGTCTAAAATCATGCGTCTTGCTTCCGAAGCAGGGACCGGAGTAACTAGATAGCTCCAGAACATGTTCCTCCAGACATCAAACCAATAGCTTTTAAATTCAGTTTCTTTTTCAAACTGCTTTTTAAGTTTTTGGTCATCCATTAATTTTGCAGCCTGACTAAACCATATAAAAGATTGATCCGGCTTACCGAAGGATCTTAAAACCTGTCCACCCAACCAGAGTCTTTTAACTTCTGTTGAATTATCATTAAAAGAAGGGGTGCTTTGAAGAATTTTCATAGCTTCAGAGTAACGCCCAAGTAAGTATGAGGTGTTAGCACGTTTCATTATAAGTTCCGGAGATTCATCATGTTGCGAGTATGAATCAGAAAGAATATCCCAGGCTCCGTAATCTTCAAGCCAGGATTCAAAACTTTGTTTTTGGGGAGCGGCAGAAACATTAAGTC contains:
- a CDS encoding tetratricopeptide repeat protein, with the protein product MMKNKKIFMSAALALSLFGSGLNVSAAPQKQSFESWLEDYGAWDILSDSYSQHDESPELIMKRANTSYLLGRYSEAMKILQSTPSFNDNSTEVKRLWLGGQVLRSFGKPDQSFIWFSQAAKLMDDQKLKKQFEKETEFKSYWFDVWRNMFWSYLVTPVPASEARRMILDQAIKQASTVWPTTYFVLNVSKQWHNGDVNSTAPEIISGNATMVNDNDRILISKSLAAASLGSIENSKEIISELSDDLVKTFWQGVLTFAETGKTTQELNKFKDNGLIHPWAFLASGTLSSAIGSDNIWKLPDPSSPAWAAFRVKLMKMDPNEALSTIDRETGSLLLSGDLVNALQNYKLAFSFLSDNLEQAKATWEHIDISNLPLSLRLAGCIAFKTPFSKILSSTEAGRKDIFFIASSLCSAAGLEYFPDINSSFWKAVSEKDINSVINSHPLDRLLLFAEMNRTIESDHNVTNLRRAAYLFPESALGADSYIALSRIAISKREFKLAGFYLKHIDVEKLNPQAKIEFLVAKTEYELLLGDEAAALELYSQLSNAGGSLEPEKELKLALLIQQKGDKHKAQVILEEIWKKHAELKPELQAEILFWIAEGEYAMGQKEKSLKLYLKLAYEYPEQNIWAVTAMYRSSMIYEMKGQYETAKKLLKTVIKRADTKTQKEAAKARMNAIDGKMSKIGPTKSQIFPY